A DNA window from Niabella yanshanensis contains the following coding sequences:
- a CDS encoding glycoside hydrolase family 78 protein, which translates to MNRSEFFETIFKSTLLILLIITGFPGRSQNGVTALRCEYREDPLGIDVSQPRLSWQLTNARAATQTAYRIFVASDKKLLHAGKADIWDSQVQAGDAQMVYFDGNPLKPHTRYWWRVETQAGYKSFKSVPAWFETAKMQETDWVGQWITDNEGIEYDASPRFRKIFSAGSKIVSARCYISGLGYYQLYINGQCLNPHSLDPGFTDYSKRILYNTYDIGAALQKGENCIGIQLGNGWFNEQTPTVWNFHKAPWRNRPQVIAEVHIVYANGTREIIKTGADWLTATGPVRFDNIHAGTTYDATKEQRGWATAGFNAAGWQPSVVTAATAPLIEAQAMPSISVTELLRSKSVKKINDTCYVFDMGINFAGVPRLHISGEKGIRVTLRHAEMTDSSGRIDQRNINMHLRPRNPRDVIQMDVYYLKGEGKETFAPDFTYHGFRYIEMTSDKPIDISKVKMEALRMHSKVEKAGSFKSSNPLLNNIFDICSNSYLSNLFGIPTDCPTREKNGWMADGFMVQEAGMLSYNSGSIYAKWVKDMTDAQSADGDVPGIVPTSWNWNSEWAGPVWDAAIFIVPSLLYQYYGDVESIRNVYPTAQRYLKYLATIENEKGLLKDGLGDWLYYKAITPNDFMVSCYYYWDYILMARMAALLGKPEEGKQYAAKAEGLKARINQHYFDQQKITYANQTQLSYALPLYMDIVPSGHRQVLAKKLDEAIAANNYSLDFGFIGSLIVPEVLSRFGYTETVYKMVTKETLPSWGYWIKNYHATSLFETWDVGRNIGDASRNHPSMGAIAAWMYKALAGIQMDESAPAFKKIIIQPAFVKDLQFAEGYHESVYGTIRSAWKRTGNKVQLDIVIPAGCTASVLIPGQAPKEVGGGEHSFSFAE; encoded by the coding sequence ATGAACCGATCTGAATTTTTCGAAACTATTTTTAAGTCCACGCTGCTCATCTTATTGATCATTACCGGGTTTCCCGGCCGGAGTCAAAATGGGGTTACTGCTCTCCGTTGTGAATACAGGGAAGATCCCCTGGGTATTGATGTTTCTCAACCGAGGCTGAGCTGGCAGCTGACAAACGCCAGAGCAGCTACTCAAACCGCCTATCGCATTTTTGTGGCTTCTGATAAAAAACTATTGCATGCGGGTAAGGCAGATATTTGGGACAGCCAGGTTCAGGCTGGCGATGCGCAAATGGTTTATTTTGATGGCAACCCGCTGAAACCGCATACCCGGTACTGGTGGCGGGTGGAAACACAGGCAGGCTATAAATCTTTCAAATCGGTGCCTGCATGGTTTGAAACTGCCAAAATGCAGGAAACGGACTGGGTGGGCCAATGGATTACGGACAACGAGGGTATCGAATATGATGCTTCACCCCGCTTCCGTAAAATTTTCAGTGCTGGAAGCAAAATCGTTTCAGCCAGATGCTATATCAGCGGGCTGGGGTACTACCAGCTCTATATCAACGGTCAATGTCTGAATCCTCATTCCCTGGATCCCGGATTTACTGATTACAGTAAACGTATCTTATATAATACCTACGATATTGGTGCAGCACTACAAAAAGGAGAAAACTGTATTGGCATACAATTAGGAAATGGCTGGTTTAACGAACAAACGCCAACGGTATGGAATTTTCATAAAGCTCCCTGGCGCAACCGGCCGCAGGTGATAGCAGAAGTGCATATCGTATATGCCAATGGCACCCGGGAGATCATTAAAACAGGTGCGGACTGGCTTACGGCTACCGGCCCTGTTCGTTTTGATAATATTCACGCCGGGACCACTTATGATGCTACAAAAGAACAGCGGGGGTGGGCTACAGCCGGTTTTAATGCTGCGGGCTGGCAACCATCGGTAGTTACAGCAGCTACGGCCCCGCTTATTGAAGCCCAGGCGATGCCATCGATTAGTGTTACAGAACTGCTCCGGTCAAAGTCTGTAAAAAAGATCAATGATACCTGCTATGTGTTTGATATGGGAATCAATTTCGCAGGTGTGCCACGGCTTCATATAAGTGGTGAGAAAGGAATCCGTGTTACCTTACGCCATGCAGAAATGACGGACAGTAGCGGCCGCATTGATCAGCGTAATATTAATATGCATTTGAGGCCGAGGAATCCCAGGGATGTGATTCAAATGGATGTCTATTATTTAAAAGGCGAAGGCAAAGAAACCTTTGCGCCCGATTTTACCTATCATGGATTCAGGTATATTGAAATGACTTCTGATAAGCCTATCGATATTTCCAAAGTTAAAATGGAGGCGCTGCGTATGCATAGTAAGGTAGAAAAGGCGGGCAGCTTTAAAAGTTCCAATCCTTTATTGAATAATATTTTCGATATCTGCAGTAATTCTTATCTCAGCAATTTATTTGGTATTCCTACCGACTGTCCCACCCGTGAAAAGAATGGCTGGATGGCCGATGGTTTTATGGTGCAGGAAGCAGGTATGCTAAGTTATAACTCAGGTAGCATTTATGCCAAATGGGTAAAAGATATGACAGATGCGCAAAGCGCGGATGGTGATGTACCGGGAATTGTGCCCACTTCCTGGAACTGGAACTCGGAATGGGCGGGCCCTGTATGGGATGCAGCTATTTTTATAGTACCTTCTTTGCTGTATCAATATTATGGTGATGTGGAAAGCATCCGCAATGTATATCCAACGGCGCAACGTTATTTAAAGTACCTGGCTACTATTGAAAATGAAAAGGGGCTTTTAAAAGACGGCTTGGGAGACTGGTTGTATTATAAGGCCATCACGCCTAATGATTTTATGGTATCCTGTTATTATTATTGGGACTATATATTGATGGCCCGCATGGCAGCGTTGTTGGGTAAACCGGAAGAGGGAAAGCAATATGCTGCCAAAGCAGAAGGTCTTAAAGCGCGCATCAACCAGCATTATTTTGATCAGCAAAAAATTACTTATGCTAATCAGACACAATTGTCGTATGCATTACCATTGTATATGGATATTGTACCCTCCGGTCATAGACAGGTGCTCGCTAAGAAATTAGATGAAGCCATAGCCGCCAACAACTACAGTCTCGACTTTGGCTTTATAGGATCATTGATCGTGCCGGAAGTATTGTCGCGGTTTGGTTATACAGAAACGGTATATAAAATGGTGACCAAAGAAACGCTGCCCTCATGGGGATACTGGATCAAAAATTACCATGCCACCAGCCTTTTTGAAACCTGGGATGTAGGACGTAATATCGGCGATGCCTCGCGCAATCATCCTTCGATGGGAGCTATTGCAGCGTGGATGTATAAGGCCCTTGCGGGGATACAAATGGATGAGTCGGCGCCTGCCTTTAAAAAAATTATTATTCAACCGGCCTTTGTGAAAGACCTGCAGTTTGCAGAAGGGTATCACGAATCGGTTTATGGTACCATCCGATCGGCCTGGAAAAGAACCGGCAATAAAGTCCAGTTAGATATAGTCATCCCGGCGGGTTGTACTGCAAGTGTTTTGATACCCGGCCAGGCTCCAAAGGAAGTAGGAGGAGGAGAGCATAGCTTTAGCTTCGCAGAATAA